The DNA window TCTAAATTTTGTTGGAGTCTTGTATCTTGTTTTCCTTAAAATCTATACAACCCCCCTGGATCAAACCATTCTACTTGTTTCTCAAAATTTACACATCTTCCCCTAAATCATCCTCAATCTGAACTGAACATTTTTTACTGTTCCCCAAATTCTGAAAACCATCCCCTTTCACCTGATCATTCCCAACCTGAACCATATCTTCCTGAATGCTTTTCAAAATCTCAATACCCTTCACTTCCACTAGATCATTCCCAATATGTAATTAACATTCCAAATTGCTCTCCAGATTATGGATATCATCCACTTGTACGGACTCATTCTCGACCTGAACTAGATATTCCTGATATTACTATCTACATTAATATCAGTTTTTGTATTTCTGTCTTcaaatatttcatcattttccaATATAGCTCTATTATTATCCATTGCTATATCTTCCTTTTTGTTGTCATGATCAGCTGGACTGGTATAAGATTGATTGCTTGGAATACTTGGATTCTCCCTTCTGATCGTTGTACGTGATAGAGTGAGTGAATGTGTTACAGTTCACGCATCCTATATGATCTCCATTCATATCGAATGTCCATATGGACAATATTCTCAGATCTGTCTTTGAGTTCAAGCTCATCTAGTAGTACACTACCAAGATATATTTCAACACTAACTCTTTTATTTAATCTTGTTCAGACTTCTACATATCCAGATCTAAGCTTAGAGACTTCTCAATAAGACTTGCTATATAGTTAAGAGCAATTGAATTGCAGAGGTAGGGTGGGACATTTCAAATATTGATCCATATCTATTTTGGTTCCCTAGGATTGCACCACAGATCAATATTTTCCTCCCATTTGAACCTTTTGAAGCATTGGTTTGAGATAAATAAAACCTGAAATCAGAATAGATTACATTCTTAATATCAATTCCATTTCTGAAGATAAAAGGAAATAGTATCCATACTCGTTGATCAATGTTCTTTCCagttgatttttttctaagaatTCAAGAAGGGTGTTTTTAACTATATGATATGGGACCTTTATACTCCCCATAAAATGACCAACCATGTCTCATGATCTGACACACTTTTCTTCAACTTCTAGAGGTCGCACAAACTGAAATGGGTGCTCAATGATTTTCACCTTAAAAAACTGGGTATCTAGCTAGACATAATTTACTTCTTCCAGATTATGGGTTTCATTGTTTCTTCTCCAGACTATGTTAGCTTGCCAAGTCTGATTAGAGTTTGTCCTTAGTGAGTATACTTTGTTTCTTACGCATTTTCTCACTTCTTTTATGGTACCCACTGCTCACTCAACCACAACTTCATATTCATCGGTTCCAGTCTTGAAGAAAAATGAAGgttaaattgtattttaatgtgttcaaatattttattcctcAGGGCAAGCTCCTGTTTTTGGATctgcataaataattttttaattttgttccTCAGCCCTGTAATGTTAGCAATCTCATTCATGCCCATGAcccaattatttttatcaacaaACCCGTTAGGAATATCATGTGGTATTCAGACTCTTTTGCTTGTCCTTCCTGATGTATAGATTTTCCACCCAAACTTGGATCATTTTGATTGTTACCCTATCGATTGCTTTTGCTGACTTGAGGACCAGTCTGTATTGTTTCAACTTCCTTGTTCCCACTGTTTTTCTCTGACCCGGATAGATTCTTAATGACACAACTGCAAACTCTCTGTCATATTATCATTAACAACATTTAGAGACCCTACCTCCTGAATTGATTGGTTTTCTGTCTGACCTTCAAAATTACTTTGTTTCTAGTCAATGAATCCATACTCTTGTTGTCCAGGTCTGATTTACCTATGTTAATATTGGATTTGTGTATATTTTTCTCCTTTCCCTATACtttaattatctattatcttaataatatttgtaaatataaattataaattacatCTCTATATATGTATGGACTTTCCTACATTTTACAAACTCTATCATGGGTATTCTCATgtttacataaattatatacttattttaacagatttttaaatatttttttaaatatcaaatttgtgcatgtttgatataatttttaaataataattgtcATATTACTATTACTGAATATTTGTAtcattaaactaaaattttataatatttaatgttaaatttctCACAGTCCCACGATTTTAGAGATCAGAAGGAGGGGGTCTTCTCAGGGGTTTCCCTTAACCCCTTATGTCGTTACATTGTTCAATGCGATGATACTCCTTTACTATGGGATTCTAAAGGGAGAGGGTTCAATATTAAGAATATCCATTAATTCGTTTGGATGCTTGACGCAATGTATATACATTTCTTTCTATGTCTATTATGCGACGAGAAAGGTATTAACtgttgtattatttaaattaatggaatttaattaaaattttcataaaatgtttttattactAAACAATCTTTGCAGGTCAAACCCGTCATATTTGTTTTAGGAAGTTTAGGAGCATATGGACTTACAGTTGTGCTCACACAACTTTTAGTCCAACCGTATTTATATCGGATTTACATAGTGGGGTGCATAGGGTTCGGCACTTCAATATGTCTTTTCGTGTCGCCCATACTAATATTGGTAAATATTTGTAAGTGtataatatagttttatatttacatatttgttaataacatttattattgtatttgcAGAAGAATGTGATTCAAACGCGCAGTAATGAATTCATGTCGATCACTCTAATTATATCGCTGACAATGAATGCGACTGCGTGGTTTTTCTATGGATATTTTGTCAAGGATATTTTTATCTCGGTTAGTAcctcaaataacaaatataaaaacactattattagcTAACTAGGGACTAActcattatgttttatttgtttgatttcttATTCTTAGTTCCCAAACATGATCGGGACGGTGTTTGGAATTATCCAAATAGGTGTGTTTCTATATTACAGGCCGCCACCCGGAGGAGTCACCGTAGAGGCAGTAGAGAGTGGAGAGAGTGGAGAGACCGGAGAGGCCGGAGAGGCCGACGAGGCCGAAGAGACGGACGAGGCCGGCGAGACCGAAGAGGCTGACGAGGCCGAAGAGGCTGGCGAGGCCGACGAGACTGGCGAGGCCAACGAGACCGACGAGACCGGCGAGACCGGCGAGACTGGCGAGATTGACGAGGCCAACGAGACCGACGAGACCGACGAGACCGGCGAGACCGGCGAGACTGGCGAGATTGACGAGATTGACGAGATTGACGAGACTGAGACTAGAGAGGTCGAAGATGCTTGACCTAGCTATAAAACACTTTCCTTTTAAGATCCATTAAGACAAAAGGTTGATTTTGGTGGGAACAATAACTTTGAATTTTGGTGTATTGAATTGTCGAAAGTGCTCTAGTTACTGATTATTAAAACCCTGATGAGAGATCTtttatcatatttgttttttttggattATGGTGGTGTTTTAGATTGTtattttacttctttttttgaAGTGAAAAATAGATAGGAAAAG is part of the Impatiens glandulifera chromosome 1, dImpGla2.1, whole genome shotgun sequence genome and encodes:
- the LOC124913155 gene encoding bidirectional sugar transporter SWEET1a-like; its protein translation is MYIHFFLCLLCDEKGQTRHICFRKFRSIWTYSCAHTTFSPTVFISDLHSGVHRKNVIQTRSNEFMSITLIISLTMNATAWFFYGYFVKDIFISFPNMIGTVFGIIQIGVFLYYRPPPGGVTVEAVESGESGETGEAGEADEAEETDEAGETEEADEAEEAGEADETGEANETDETGETGETGEIDEANETDETDETGETGETGEIDEIDEIDETETREVEDA